A single region of the Arthrobacter sp. V1I7 genome encodes:
- a CDS encoding DUF3145 domain-containing protein yields MSVALTRGVLFVHSAPTALCPHVEWAIGSVVDKRTDLEWTAQPAAPGMFRAELSWTGIPGTGAQLASSLRGWAHLRYEVTEEPSQGVDGGRWSHTPELGIFHAVTDVHGNIMVSEDRIRYAYESGAGDPSAVYHELSLALGEAWDEELEPFRHAAEGAPVRWLHQVG; encoded by the coding sequence ATGTCTGTTGCACTGACCCGCGGTGTGTTGTTTGTTCACTCGGCCCCGACGGCCCTGTGCCCCCACGTGGAGTGGGCCATAGGATCTGTCGTGGACAAGCGGACAGACCTTGAGTGGACCGCTCAGCCGGCTGCGCCTGGAATGTTCCGGGCCGAGCTGTCGTGGACCGGAATTCCGGGCACGGGGGCTCAATTGGCGTCTTCGCTCCGAGGCTGGGCGCACTTGCGCTACGAAGTCACAGAAGAACCCAGCCAGGGCGTTGATGGTGGCCGCTGGTCCCACACCCCCGAGCTCGGCATCTTCCACGCCGTCACCGACGTGCACGGCAACATCATGGTCTCGGAGGACCGCATCCGCTACGCCTATGAATCAGGCGCCGGCGACCCCTCAGCGGTCTACCACGAGCTCTCCCTGGCCCTGGGGGAGGCCTGGGACGAGGAGCTCGAACCGTTCCGGCACGCCGCCGAAGGCGCCCCGGTGCGCTGGCTTCACCAGGTCGGTTAG
- the fabF gene encoding beta-ketoacyl-ACP synthase II produces the protein MARKVVITGLGATTPIGGDVPTMWKNALKGVSGAHTLEDDWVAKFELPVQFAARATTPATEVLSRVEAKRMDPSTQFAVVASREAWADSGITEFDHDRLAVAFATGIGGVWTLLDAWDTLREKGPRRVLPMTVPMLMPNGPAAAVSLDLGARAGAHTPVSACASGTEAVHMGLDLIRSGKADVVVCGGAEAAIHPMPIAAFASMQALSRRNDEPERASRPYDRDRDGFVMGEGAGALVLEAEEHALARGARIYAELAGTSVTADAYHITAPDPQGLGATRALKAAMFDGRIQAEDVVHVNAHATSTPVGDKPEYTALKTALGQQVESVAVSATKSQMGHLLGASGAVEAVLTVLAVYERKAPVTINLENQDPEIPFDVVTKARDLPSGNIVALSNSFGFGGHNAVIAVRSV, from the coding sequence ATGGCACGCAAAGTAGTCATTACCGGTCTGGGTGCCACCACACCCATTGGCGGCGATGTCCCCACAATGTGGAAGAACGCGCTGAAGGGCGTCTCCGGCGCGCACACGCTCGAGGACGACTGGGTGGCCAAGTTCGAACTTCCCGTGCAATTTGCCGCACGCGCCACGACTCCCGCAACTGAGGTCCTTAGCCGGGTCGAGGCCAAGCGCATGGACCCGTCCACGCAGTTCGCCGTCGTCGCCTCCCGCGAGGCCTGGGCCGACTCCGGCATCACCGAGTTCGACCATGATCGCCTCGCCGTGGCCTTCGCCACCGGCATCGGCGGCGTCTGGACCCTCCTGGATGCGTGGGACACCCTGCGCGAAAAGGGCCCGCGCCGGGTCCTGCCGATGACCGTGCCGATGCTGATGCCCAACGGGCCCGCGGCAGCGGTCAGCCTGGACCTCGGCGCCCGCGCCGGCGCCCACACCCCTGTCTCCGCCTGCGCCTCCGGCACCGAAGCCGTCCACATGGGCCTGGACCTGATCCGCTCGGGCAAGGCGGACGTCGTCGTCTGCGGCGGCGCCGAGGCCGCGATCCATCCCATGCCGATCGCTGCGTTCGCCTCCATGCAGGCTCTCTCCCGCCGTAATGACGAGCCCGAGCGCGCCTCGCGCCCCTATGACCGTGACCGTGACGGCTTCGTCATGGGTGAAGGCGCCGGCGCCCTGGTGCTTGAAGCCGAGGAACACGCCCTGGCCCGCGGCGCACGTATCTATGCCGAGCTCGCCGGCACCTCGGTGACCGCCGACGCGTACCACATCACCGCCCCGGACCCCCAGGGCCTGGGCGCCACCCGCGCCCTCAAGGCTGCCATGTTCGACGGCCGCATCCAGGCCGAGGACGTGGTGCACGTCAACGCGCACGCCACCTCCACCCCGGTGGGCGACAAGCCCGAGTACACGGCCCTCAAGACGGCACTGGGCCAGCAGGTGGAAAGCGTCGCTGTCTCTGCCACGAAGTCCCAGATGGGCCACCTGCTGGGCGCGTCCGGCGCGGTGGAAGCCGTACTGACCGTCCTGGCTGTCTACGAACGCAAGGCGCCGGTGACCATCAACCTTGAGAACCAGGATCCGGAGATCCCGTTCGACGTCGTCACCAAGGCCCGTGACCTGCCCTCCGGCAACATCGTGGCGCTGAGCAACTCCTTCGGCTTCGGCGGCCATAACGCCGTCATCGCGGTGCGGAGCGTCTAG
- a CDS encoding acyl carrier protein gives MASNEEILAGLAEIVNEETGLATEAVEMDKSFTEDLDIDSISMMTIVVNAEEKFGVRIPDEEVKNLKTVGDAVSFIAGAQA, from the coding sequence ATGGCTAGCAACGAAGAGATCCTGGCCGGCCTGGCTGAAATCGTCAACGAAGAGACCGGCCTGGCCACGGAAGCCGTCGAAATGGACAAGTCCTTCACCGAGGACCTGGACATCGACTCCATCTCCATGATGACGATCGTCGTCAATGCTGAAGAGAAGTTCGGCGTGCGCATCCCGGACGAAGAGGTCAAGAACCTCAAGACCGTCGGCGACGCCGTCAGCTTCATCGCAGGCGCCCAGGCCTGA
- a CDS encoding beta-ketoacyl-ACP synthase III has product MSVPTLKQAPLRENTRIMAVGAYRPSVVVTNEDVCQWIDSSDEWIRQRTGIITRHRAPANVSVIDMAESAALEALEKAGIEASQLGAVIVSTVTHPYATPSAAASLADRLGATPAPAFDISAACAGYCYGIAQGDALVRSGAADYVLVVGAEKLSDVIDNTERTISFLLGDGAGAVVIGPSDIPGIGPSVWGSDGSKWDAIGMTHSMLDIRELSLTGKRGGVLSHEEAAVTDAALWPTLRQDGQTVFRWAVWEMAKVAEQALDAAGITSDDLVAFIPHQANMRIIDEMAKKLKLPETVTIARDIAEAGNTSAASIPLATHRLLQENPELSGGLALQIGFGAGLVFGAQVIVLP; this is encoded by the coding sequence ATGAGCGTCCCCACCTTGAAGCAGGCTCCCCTTCGCGAGAACACCCGCATCATGGCAGTCGGCGCCTACCGGCCGAGCGTGGTTGTCACCAACGAGGACGTCTGCCAGTGGATCGACTCCTCCGACGAGTGGATCCGCCAGCGCACGGGCATCATCACCCGACACCGCGCCCCGGCCAATGTCAGCGTGATCGACATGGCCGAGAGCGCTGCCCTCGAGGCGCTGGAGAAGGCCGGGATCGAAGCCTCCCAGCTCGGCGCCGTGATCGTCTCCACCGTGACGCACCCGTACGCCACGCCCTCGGCCGCAGCGAGCCTCGCCGACCGCCTGGGCGCGACGCCGGCACCGGCCTTCGATATCTCGGCCGCCTGCGCCGGATACTGCTACGGCATCGCCCAGGGCGACGCCCTGGTCCGCTCCGGCGCTGCCGACTATGTCCTGGTGGTCGGTGCGGAGAAGCTCTCCGACGTCATCGACAACACCGAGCGCACCATCTCCTTCCTGCTGGGTGACGGCGCCGGCGCCGTCGTCATTGGCCCGTCTGACATCCCCGGCATCGGACCGTCGGTGTGGGGCTCGGACGGCAGCAAGTGGGACGCCATCGGCATGACCCACTCCATGCTGGACATCCGCGAACTCTCCTTGACCGGCAAGCGTGGCGGTGTCCTCAGCCATGAGGAAGCCGCCGTCACCGACGCCGCACTGTGGCCCACGCTGCGCCAGGACGGCCAGACAGTGTTCCGCTGGGCAGTCTGGGAAATGGCGAAGGTGGCAGAGCAGGCGCTGGATGCGGCCGGCATCACCTCCGATGACCTCGTTGCCTTCATCCCGCACCAGGCCAACATGCGGATCATCGACGAGATGGCCAAGAAACTGAAACTTCCCGAGACGGTCACAATCGCCCGGGACATCGCCGAGGCCGGCAACACCTCGGCTGCCTCCATCCCCCTCGCCACCCACCGCCTGCTGCAGGAAAACCCTGAGCTGAGCGGCGGGCTTGCACTGCAGATCGGCTTCGGTGCCGGACTGGTCTTCGGTGCCCAAGTGATCGTGCTTCCGTAG
- a CDS encoding ACP S-malonyltransferase → MLAIVCPGQGSQTPGFLAPWLELPSVAGHLASLSEVAGIDLVAHGTTSDEETIKDTAVAQPLLVAAGLVAATSLFDVELSALPVILAGHSVGEITASALAGVLTETEAMTFVRERANSMASAAAATPTGMSAVVGGDPAEVLAAIKASGATAANVNGAGQVVAAGTLDQLKALAENPPAKARVIPLKVAGAFHTSHMAPAVEALQALRPSLHPQKPQVPLLSNHDGAEVTDGDAGVDSLIAQVSRPVRWDQCMETMVQRGVTGLIELAPAGTLAGLAKRAMPGVKTVTVKTPDDLSAALALFAELEGQA, encoded by the coding sequence GTGCTTGCAATCGTCTGCCCTGGACAGGGCTCCCAGACCCCTGGTTTTCTGGCCCCCTGGCTGGAACTGCCCTCCGTCGCAGGCCATCTGGCCTCGCTCAGCGAGGTAGCAGGCATCGACCTCGTCGCCCACGGCACGACCTCTGATGAGGAAACGATCAAGGACACCGCCGTGGCGCAGCCACTTCTCGTGGCTGCCGGCCTGGTGGCCGCCACGTCCCTGTTCGACGTCGAACTCAGCGCCCTGCCGGTGATCCTTGCCGGTCACTCGGTCGGAGAAATCACGGCCTCGGCCCTGGCCGGGGTCCTGACCGAAACCGAAGCCATGACATTTGTCCGCGAACGCGCCAACAGCATGGCCTCCGCCGCCGCGGCCACCCCGACAGGCATGAGCGCCGTGGTGGGCGGCGACCCGGCCGAGGTCCTGGCCGCGATCAAGGCCAGCGGCGCCACCGCCGCTAACGTCAACGGTGCCGGTCAGGTCGTCGCGGCCGGCACGCTTGACCAGCTCAAGGCCCTCGCGGAGAATCCGCCGGCCAAGGCCCGGGTGATTCCGCTGAAGGTTGCCGGCGCGTTCCACACCTCGCACATGGCCCCGGCCGTCGAGGCACTGCAGGCCCTCCGGCCCTCGCTGCACCCCCAGAAGCCGCAGGTTCCCCTCCTGTCCAACCACGACGGCGCGGAAGTCACCGACGGCGACGCCGGCGTCGACAGCCTGATCGCCCAGGTCTCCCGCCCGGTCCGCTGGGATCAGTGCATGGAGACGATGGTGCAGCGCGGTGTGACCGGCCTGATCGAACTGGCCCCGGCCGGAACCCTTGCCGGACTGGCGAAGCGCGCCATGCCCGGAGTGAAGACCGTCACCGTCAAGACCCCGGACGACCTGTCCGCCGCCCTGGCCCTATTCGCAGAACTGGAAGGACAGGCATGA
- a CDS encoding CdaR family transcriptional regulator has protein sequence MAEPITTPVKRKPASKAMSPEKTETLKKLRASVGQLSTTTLRQLEKSLPWYSRLNSDERSALGMVAQNGIAAFVTWYERPSSPSWILSDVFGTAPTELTRSISLQKALQLIRIVVEVVEDQAPVIAPEADQSALREAVLRYSREVAFAAADVYARAAESRGSWDTRLEALIVDAILRGENTDALRSRIAALGWKAQERFTVMVGNSPSEPSAGYVSELRRTAGRFAEDALVGIQGDRLILILGGVHDRETAYLKLSELFAPGPVVYGAEAGSLLEASGSAQSAFAGLTAARAWPSAPRPVAADDLLPERVISGDDAARRSLVKNIYRPLVAASNGLVETLGTYLELGHSLEATARELFVHANTVRYRLKRVCDVTGWDPLLPREAFVLQTALVVGRLSAPPKPATERQPSRNNS, from the coding sequence ATGGCAGAGCCGATCACCACTCCCGTAAAACGCAAGCCGGCCTCCAAGGCCATGTCGCCGGAGAAAACCGAAACGCTGAAGAAGCTGCGGGCGAGCGTGGGCCAGCTCTCCACCACGACGTTGCGCCAGCTGGAGAAGTCCCTGCCGTGGTACAGCCGGCTGAACTCTGACGAACGCTCCGCCCTCGGCATGGTGGCCCAGAACGGCATCGCGGCCTTCGTCACCTGGTACGAGCGGCCCAGCTCGCCGTCGTGGATCCTTTCCGACGTTTTCGGTACCGCACCGACCGAACTGACGCGTTCGATCAGCCTGCAGAAGGCCCTCCAGCTTATCCGGATCGTGGTCGAGGTGGTCGAGGACCAAGCCCCCGTGATTGCCCCGGAGGCGGATCAATCCGCCCTGCGCGAGGCCGTGCTGCGGTACTCGCGTGAAGTAGCGTTCGCCGCCGCGGATGTCTACGCCCGCGCCGCGGAGTCCCGCGGTTCCTGGGACACCCGGCTGGAAGCGCTCATCGTTGACGCCATCCTGCGCGGCGAGAATACCGATGCCCTGCGGTCGCGGATCGCCGCCCTGGGCTGGAAGGCGCAGGAGCGCTTCACCGTGATGGTGGGCAATTCCCCGTCCGAACCCAGCGCCGGCTACGTCAGCGAGCTGCGGCGGACGGCCGGCCGCTTCGCCGAGGACGCGCTGGTGGGGATCCAGGGTGACCGGCTGATCCTGATCCTCGGCGGCGTCCACGACCGGGAGACGGCCTATCTCAAACTCAGCGAACTGTTCGCCCCCGGCCCCGTGGTCTATGGCGCCGAAGCGGGGTCCCTGCTGGAGGCCAGCGGTTCCGCGCAGTCAGCCTTCGCCGGGCTGACCGCGGCCCGCGCCTGGCCCTCCGCCCCGCGTCCGGTGGCCGCCGATGACCTCCTGCCCGAACGGGTGATCTCCGGGGACGACGCCGCCCGGCGCTCCCTGGTGAAGAACATCTACCGCCCCCTGGTGGCGGCCTCCAACGGGCTGGTGGAGACCCTCGGCACCTATCTCGAGCTGGGCCACTCCCTCGAAGCCACAGCCCGGGAACTCTTCGTCCATGCCAACACCGTGCGCTACCGGCTCAAGCGGGTCTGCGACGTTACCGGCTGGGACCCGCTCCTTCCGCGGGAGGCCTTCGTGCTGCAGACGGCCCTCGTGGTCGGCCGCCTCTCGGCCCCGCCGAAGCCTGCCACGGAACGTCAACCATCCCGTAACAACTCCTGA